The following are from one region of the Ignavibacteriota bacterium genome:
- the trxB gene encoding thioredoxin-disulfide reductase: MSDNHHKIIIIGSGPAGFTAALYTARANLKPVIFEGMQPGGQLTITTEVENYPGFEHGIQGPALMDIMRKQAQRFGTESIYKEITEVDFSKRPFVLKSYDDVYTADAVIVATGASAKLLGLESEKKYMGYGVSACATCDGFFFKNQKVLVVGGGDTAMEEATYLTNHASEVTVVHRREGFRASNIMLNRAEKNPKIKFMLNKTIKEVVGVEQNGIKRMTGVVLEDTQNHSTEEFNADGLFIGIGHQPNTAIFKGLLDMDEVGYLKVKPGSTYTNIEGVFAAGDVSDSKYRQAVTAAGSGCMAAIDAEKWLEAQEA, translated from the coding sequence ATGTCAGATAATCATCACAAAATAATAATTATCGGATCAGGCCCTGCGGGATTTACGGCAGCGCTTTATACAGCAAGAGCAAATCTGAAACCTGTTATCTTTGAAGGAATGCAGCCCGGTGGTCAATTAACAATCACAACTGAAGTTGAAAACTATCCCGGATTCGAACACGGCATTCAGGGTCCTGCATTGATGGACATAATGAGGAAACAAGCGCAAAGATTTGGAACTGAAAGTATCTACAAAGAAATTACAGAAGTCGATTTTTCAAAGCGACCATTTGTTCTAAAATCTTATGATGATGTTTATACTGCTGATGCAGTAATAGTTGCAACCGGTGCTTCAGCAAAACTGCTCGGTTTGGAAAGTGAAAAGAAATATATGGGATATGGAGTTTCTGCTTGCGCAACTTGTGATGGATTCTTTTTTAAAAATCAGAAAGTACTTGTTGTTGGCGGCGGAGATACTGCAATGGAAGAAGCAACTTATCTTACAAACCACGCTTCAGAAGTTACAGTTGTGCATCGAAGAGAAGGTTTCAGAGCTTCAAATATTATGTTGAATCGAGCCGAGAAAAATCCGAAAATAAAATTCATGCTTAATAAAACAATTAAAGAAGTTGTTGGTGTTGAGCAGAATGGAATAAAGAGAATGACAGGAGTTGTTCTTGAAGATACACAGAATCATTCAACTGAAGAATTTAATGCTGATGGTTTATTTATCGGAATTGGTCATCAACCAAATACAGCAATATTCAAAGGTCTGCTTGATATGGATGAAGTTGGTTATCTGAAAGTTAAGCCCGGTTCAACTTACACTAACATCGAAGGAGTTTTTGCTGCCGGTGATGTGAGTGACAGTAAATATCGTCAGGCTGTAACTGCGGCTGGATCAGGTTGTATGGCTGCTATCGATGCTGAAAAGTGGCTGGAAGCACAAGAGGCCTAA
- the queG gene encoding tRNA epoxyqueuosine(34) reductase QueG produces MKLSNEIVVEKAKAVGFDLIGFAKAEILKIESQNLQKWLDKNYQAGMNYMEKNFEKRKDINQILTNARSVISLGLNYYTPHSFSNEITKGKVSRYAWGKDYHLIIWSMLDKLEEDLKSIDPAFESISYVDTGPVMDKAWAVRSGIGWLGKHTNVINREIGSWFFIANIITNYEFDYSDQIPDFCGTCTACLDACPTGAIVQEYVVDANKCISYLTIENKGKISEEFIGKFDNWLFGCDICQDVCPWNQKFSVETLINDFQPQNKELKLIDIFEMKEEEFKEKFRTSPIKRAKLNGLKRNASYLKNR; encoded by the coding sequence ATGAAGTTATCGAATGAAATAGTGGTTGAAAAGGCGAAAGCAGTTGGTTTTGATCTGATCGGTTTTGCCAAAGCCGAAATTCTGAAAATCGAATCTCAGAATCTTCAGAAGTGGTTGGACAAAAATTATCAGGCTGGTATGAATTATATGGAAAAGAATTTTGAAAAGAGGAAAGACATAAATCAAATTCTTACAAATGCAAGATCAGTTATTTCACTTGGACTTAATTACTATACTCCGCATTCATTTTCAAATGAAATTACTAAAGGTAAAGTTTCAAGATATGCCTGGGGAAAAGATTATCATCTGATTATCTGGTCAATGCTTGATAAACTGGAAGAAGATTTAAAAAGTATTGATCCGGCGTTTGAAAGTATTTCGTATGTTGATACCGGACCAGTGATGGATAAAGCCTGGGCAGTTCGTTCTGGAATTGGCTGGCTTGGAAAACACACAAATGTAATCAATCGCGAAATCGGGAGCTGGTTTTTTATAGCTAACATAATTACCAATTATGAATTTGATTACTCCGATCAGATTCCTGATTTCTGTGGTACCTGTACTGCATGTCTTGATGCTTGTCCAACTGGTGCAATTGTTCAGGAATATGTTGTTGATGCAAATAAATGTATTTCTTATCTGACGATAGAGAATAAAGGAAAAATATCAGAAGAATTTATTGGAAAGTTTGATAACTGGCTTTTCGGTTGTGATATATGTCAGGATGTTTGTCCATGGAATCAAAAATTTTCAGTTGAAACTTTAATAAATGATTTTCAACCTCAAAACAAAGAGTTGAAATTGATCGATATTTTTGAAATGAAAGAAGAGGAGTTCAAAGAAAAATTTCGAACTTCGCCTATTAAAAGAGCAAAGCTGAATGGATTAAAACGCAATGCATCATATCTTAAAAATCGTTGA
- a CDS encoding 4Fe-4S dicluster domain-containing protein, with protein sequence MAIMITEECINCGACEPECPNTAIYEGGVNWELSGKSYGDGDAAPSGANGFYSAEFFYIVPDKCTECKGFHDEPQCAAVCPVDCCIPDPKHVETEEQLLARKDYLDGLGR encoded by the coding sequence ATGGCAATTATGATAACTGAAGAATGTATCAACTGCGGTGCTTGCGAACCTGAATGTCCGAATACTGCGATATATGAAGGTGGAGTTAATTGGGAATTATCTGGTAAATCTTATGGTGATGGTGACGCTGCTCCATCTGGTGCAAACGGATTTTATTCTGCCGAATTTTTCTACATAGTACCTGATAAATGTACAGAGTGTAAAGGATTTCATGATGAACCTCAATGTGCGGCAGTTTGTCCGGTTGATTGCTGCATTCCGGATCCAAAACATGTCGAAACAGAAGAGCAGCTTCTTGCCAGGAAAGATTATCTAGATGGATTAGGAAGGTAA
- a CDS encoding Rieske (2Fe-2S) protein yields MKLEEDGYVFLCVKSDLQENIGRKFIINDIEIAVFKINSEIFALSNTCPHQQTRLIYDGFVEDEFVVCPAHGWKFNLRTGKKDSGSNGLQVYPVEVVDDKIYVKVSPKELRW; encoded by the coding sequence ATGAAACTTGAAGAAGATGGTTATGTTTTTCTTTGTGTAAAAAGTGATTTACAAGAAAACATAGGTAGAAAATTTATTATCAATGATATTGAGATTGCTGTATTTAAAATAAATTCTGAAATATTCGCATTGAGTAACACTTGTCCTCATCAGCAAACTCGTTTAATTTATGACGGATTTGTAGAAGATGAATTTGTTGTCTGTCCAGCTCACGGTTGGAAATTTAATCTTCGGACCGGGAAAAAAGATTCAGGAAGCAATGGTTTGCAAGTTTATCCGGTAGAAGTTGTTGATGATAAAATTTATGTGAAGGTTTCACCAAAAGAATTGAGATGGTAA
- a CDS encoding MBL fold metallo-hydrolase, giving the protein MKIGKYKLGIINSGSFGLDGGAMFGIIPKPLWQKTNPADDVNRVRLATRNLLLESDSKKIIIDTGMGSKWDEKSKNIYAIDEMLSMNSALESKGLKAEDITDVFLTHLHFDHTGGSTFSVNAKFQPAFPNAKYYVQKQNYEWAINPSDRDRGSYIKENFQPLMDEGVLKFTNGNSMFDDEIEFLVINGHTFGQQMIKISDGINTILFCSDLMPFISHISLPYIMGYDLQPLVTLEEKLKYLKLALDENWKLFFGHDPDFAVATVKKLNERYAVDKSFRTFDET; this is encoded by the coding sequence ATGAAAATCGGTAAATATAAACTCGGGATTATCAATTCAGGTTCTTTCGGGCTTGATGGCGGTGCTATGTTCGGGATTATTCCAAAACCTCTCTGGCAAAAAACAAATCCTGCCGATGATGTAAATCGTGTCAGACTTGCAACAAGAAATTTATTGCTTGAAAGTGATTCTAAAAAAATAATCATCGATACAGGAATGGGCAGCAAGTGGGATGAAAAATCAAAAAATATTTATGCTATTGATGAAATGTTATCAATGAATTCAGCACTGGAATCCAAGGGATTAAAAGCTGAAGACATTACAGATGTTTTCCTGACTCATCTTCACTTTGATCATACTGGCGGTTCAACCTTTTCTGTAAATGCTAAATTTCAGCCTGCCTTTCCAAATGCAAAATATTATGTTCAAAAGCAGAATTATGAATGGGCAATCAATCCTTCCGACAGAGATAGAGGAAGCTATATAAAAGAAAACTTTCAGCCGTTGATGGATGAAGGAGTACTCAAATTCACAAACGGTAATTCAATGTTTGATGATGAAATTGAATTCTTAGTTATAAACGGACATACATTCGGTCAGCAGATGATTAAAATCTCTGATGGAATCAACACAATATTATTTTGTTCTGATCTTATGCCGTTCATCTCACACATTTCACTTCCCTATATAATGGGATATGATCTTCAACCTCTTGTAACTCTCGAAGAAAAATTAAAGTACCTAAAACTCGCATTGGATGAAAACTGGAAATTGTTTTTCGGTCACGATCCTGATTTTGCTGTTGCAACAGTTAAAAAACTAAATGAAAGATATGCAGTTGATAAATCGTTCAGAACATTTGATGAAACTTGA
- a CDS encoding RNA polymerase sigma factor, with product MRNLSDQEIIDSVRKGNSSDYSILVNRYKNKAFSMLKRMLKNDFDAEEVLQDCFLKAYKSLVNFKGESKFSTWFYRIVYNSAVTKLSSQKRKTETEMTSVEDYINLESEYNSDEIEKTDVKDLVHRTISKLPERYSAIITMFYLNEMTIDEISDVTGMSISNVKVMLYRSRNALRDLILKNKLAEELQ from the coding sequence ATGAGAAATCTTTCTGATCAGGAAATAATCGATTCGGTTAGAAAAGGCAATAGTTCTGATTATTCAATTTTAGTGAATCGATACAAGAATAAAGCATTTTCAATGTTAAAGAGAATGCTGAAGAATGATTTCGATGCCGAAGAAGTTTTACAGGATTGTTTTTTGAAAGCTTATAAGTCGTTGGTGAATTTTAAAGGTGAATCAAAATTTTCAACCTGGTTTTACAGAATTGTCTATAATTCAGCTGTAACGAAATTATCTTCTCAGAAAAGAAAAACAGAAACTGAAATGACGTCTGTAGAAGATTACATCAATCTTGAAAGTGAATATAATTCTGATGAGATCGAGAAAACAGATGTTAAGGATCTTGTTCATAGAACAATTAGTAAATTACCGGAGAGATATTCAGCGATTATAACAATGTTCTATTTAAATGAAATGACAATTGATGAGATAAGTGATGTAACGGGGATGAGCATTTCAAATGTTAAAGTTATGCTTTACAGATCAAGAAATGCATTACGGGATTTAATCTTAAAAAATAAATTAGCCGAAGAATTACAATGA
- the era gene encoding GTPase Era, with translation MTNHRTGYAAILGLPNSGKSTLLNVLLGQKLSIITSKPQTTRKRILGILSEEDYQIIFLDTPGILSPSYLLQEKMMEDVKTSLDDADVILLVIDVAEDPLGEILLNQEFISESVLKSSKPKLLVINKVDLSNQEKVTELLKHFEKRKSFEEIIPISAALNFNIQRVKEEIVRFLPEGPKLFPDDQVTDANERFFVSEIIREKILEHYRDEIPYSSEVLIIEFKEREEGKNFISAEIVVERDSQKAIIIGKGGTAIKKLGQAARESIEEFLQKDVFLELRVKVRKKWRSDENLLKSFGYSIRNKT, from the coding sequence ATGACTAATCACCGGACAGGTTACGCTGCAATACTTGGTTTACCCAATTCAGGCAAATCTACTCTGTTAAATGTTCTGCTCGGACAAAAGCTTTCAATTATCACATCAAAACCACAAACAACAAGAAAAAGAATTCTCGGAATTTTAAGTGAAGAAGATTACCAGATAATTTTTCTTGATACTCCGGGCATTCTTTCGCCATCATATCTTCTTCAGGAAAAGATGATGGAAGATGTTAAAACTTCACTTGATGATGCAGATGTTATTTTATTAGTTATTGATGTAGCTGAAGATCCGTTAGGTGAAATTCTGCTTAATCAGGAATTTATCAGTGAATCAGTTTTGAAATCATCAAAACCTAAATTACTGGTGATAAATAAAGTTGATTTGAGCAACCAGGAAAAAGTCACTGAGCTGTTAAAGCATTTTGAAAAAAGGAAGTCATTTGAAGAAATTATTCCAATCTCAGCAGCACTCAACTTTAATATTCAAAGAGTAAAAGAAGAAATAGTTCGCTTTCTTCCCGAAGGACCGAAACTTTTTCCTGATGATCAGGTGACTGATGCTAATGAAAGATTCTTTGTCTCAGAAATTATACGAGAAAAAATTCTTGAGCATTACCGTGATGAGATTCCGTACAGCAGTGAGGTATTGATTATTGAATTTAAAGAAAGAGAAGAAGGAAAAAATTTCATCAGTGCAGAAATTGTAGTTGAACGAGATTCCCAGAAAGCTATTATTATCGGCAAAGGTGGAACCGCAATTAAAAAACTTGGACAGGCTGCAAGAGAATCAATCGAGGAGTTTTTGCAAAAAGATGTTTTTCTTGAACTGAGAGTTAAGGTCAGAAAAAAATGGCGAAGTGATGAAAATCTGCTGAAGAGTTTTGGGTATTCAATTAGGAACAAA